The Panicum hallii strain FIL2 chromosome 9, PHallii_v3.1, whole genome shotgun sequence genome has a window encoding:
- the LOC112874364 gene encoding putative disease resistance protein RGA3 yields the protein MAAVLDAFASKLAEILAGMAKEEVEMLLGVPGEITKLETTLGDLSSILADAERRRIRDSAVERWVRELKDVMYDADDILDLCQIMEGGEGPSSSAAAPKTTPGCCNISRMLFCFRNPVVAHEIGRKIQAVNQRLVALEKRSSRFGFITQAINSSGHYANKSTNPWSDGNRNTGPAFIQSEIVGEKVEESKKQLIDLLIKKVGTHTGSSGSNNVAVAAAITGAGGIGKTTLARMVFNDATLVESFDKTVWLSINKEVNEIALLHRAIAAFGGDYGGLAADKALLEHALKQVVRQKKFLLVMDDVWSDKVWNELLRVPLNDGASGSQVLVTTRNDGVARMMKAQYLHRVDKLETQDAWALLKKQLVLNESDEADVDGLKDNGIRIVEKCDGLPLAVKVLGGLLLNTSRTRDAWVDVSNHVTWSMEGMDDDINKAVYLSYEELPSHLKQCFLFCSLFPKDELLSFGVISQLWIAEGYTDNKLSSKLPEDLALEYYKELISRNLLEPDKRSYDQLGCTMHDVVRSFAQYITKDEAVLITEGQDVRRTIGGTSKLRHLSISRRPVEWDALKSQTSLRTLMLFRSTTTVEPKDLMNNISGLRVLYLDNENPVELPDSICRLKHLRYLCLSRTSISMIPQGIGDLKFLQALELRGCTNFSQLPNSILKLRKLRSLNFSDTAITSVPRGFGKLEDLVRLMGFPTHSGDSTDVWCSLEELGPLSKLKVLGIRDLEKATSGSTAAKAMLTSKHHLTNLYLIFTSKLGKNGEVEDDIGEEEHERTEEVLANLCPPTCTEILDIRGYFARGLPQWMRTMSAFGSLRRLALGDYACCTQLPNGLGQLPFLDYFWVDRAPSVQCVRHDFLHPSLGGEADGKDKGPRLPGTRNNNPRQPHRISRGAGVAFPKLTRLGFQGMLEWTEWEWEQHVPAMPALEALVINNCKLQRLPAGLAQHASRLRKFDLTYAQHLISVENFPSLVNLWLYGNPRLERISNNPSLQFIDISNCPALKEMDGLPSLRSLEWWDLGAEALPQYLREANLKKLRVDCSRSLLKLIALQDESSEWGKIKHVQQLKAYGHKTEEEEPDQSSQEDEEANEEEANQLEEDEVEEDTIQSEEEEDADEEKNNQSEEDEEAEWYIYYTKEPYSFNAYLGESTGITQECKE from the exons atggcggcggtgctggacgCCTTCGCGTCCAAGCTGGCGGAAATCCTGGCGGGCATGGcgaaggaggaggtggagaTGCTCCTGGGCGTGCCGGGCGAGATCACCAAGCTCGAGACGACGCTCGGCGACCTGAGCAGCATCCTGGCAGACGCCGAGAGGAGGCGCATCCGCGACTCGGCTGTGGAGCGGTGGGTGAGGGAGCTCAAGGATGTCATGTACGACGCCGATGACATCCTTGATCTCTGCCAGATCATGGAGGGCGGAGAAGGTCCCTCGTCTTCAGCTGCTGCTCCAAAAACCACTCCAGGGTGCTGCAACATCTCGAGGATGCTCTTTTGCTTTCGCAACCCCGTCGTTGCACATGAGATAGGGAGGAAGATCCAGGCGGTCAACCAGCGATTAGTGGCCCTTGAGAAGAGGAGCTCTCGCTTTGGATTCATCACCCAAGCCATCAATTCATCAGGTCATTATGCCAACAAGTCCACCAATCCTTGGTCTGACGGCAACCGTAACACTGGGCCGGCCTTCATTCAGTCCGAAATTGTTGGCGAGAAGGTTGAGGAAAGTAAGAAGCAGCTCATCGACCTGCTTATCAAGAAGGTGGGCACTCACACTGGATCCAGTGGAAGCAATAATGTAGCTGTTGCTGCGGCTATCACTGGCGCTGGTGGGATTGGTAAGACCACTCTTGCTAGGATGGTTTTCAACGACGCCACGTTGGTGGAAAGTTTCGACAAGACGGTTTGGTTGAGTATCAATAAGGAGGTCAATGAGATTGCTTTGCTACATAGAGCTATAGCTGCTTTTGGTGGGGATTATGGTGGCCTTGCAGCAGACAAGGCTCTGCTGGAGCATGCTTTGAAGCAAGTAGTCCGGCAAAAGAAATTTTTGTTGGTGATGGATGATGTGTGGAGCGACAAGGTGTGGAACGAGCTGCTTAGAGTACCGCTCAATGATGGTGCTTCTGGCAGTCAAGTTTTGGTGACAACAAGAAATGATGGAGTTGCCCGCATGATGAAAGCACAGTATCTCCACCGGGTTGACAAGCTAGAAACACAAGATGCTTGGGCTTTGCTAAAGAAGCAG CTAGTATTGAATGAGAGCGACGAAGCTGACGTTGATGGCTTGAAGGATAACGGGATCAGAATTGTGGAAAAATGTGATGGCTTGCCATTAGCAGTTAAGGTGCTTGGAGGACTTTTGCTCAACACTAGTAGAACAAGAGATGCTTGGGTGGATGTCAGTAACCACGTGACATGGTCGATGGAAGGAATGGATGATGACATTAACAAAGCAGTCTATTTAAGTTACGAAGAATTGCCTTCACACTTGAAACAATGTTTTCTGTTCTGCTCTCTTTTCCCGAAAGATGAATTACTAAGCTTTGGAGTTATTTCACAGCTTTGGATCGCAGAAGGTTACACAGACAACAAACTGAGCTCAAAGCTACCAGAAGATTTGGCGCTTGAGTACTACAAAGAATTGATTTCAAGGAACCTCTTAGAGCCTGACAAAAGAAGCTATGATCAATTAGGATGCACCATGCATGATGTTGTTCGGTCCTTTGCTCAGTATATAACAAAAGACGAAGCTGTACTTATTACTGAGGGACAGGATGTCAGGAGAACTATTGGTGGTACTTCAAAACTCCGTCACCTATCTATCTCAAGAAGGCCAGTAGAATGGGATGCTTTGAAAAGCCAAACCTCGCTTAGAACACTAATGCTATTCAGAAGCACCACTACTGTTGAGCCAAAGGATTTAATGAACAACATCTCTGGCCTACGAGTACTATATCTTGATAATGAAAATCCAGTTGAGCTCCCAGACTCCATATGCCGTCTCAAACATTTAAGATACTTGTGTCTTTCTCGGACAAGCATATCGATGATCCCTCAAGGCATAGGAGATCTAAAATTTCTACAAGCCCTTGAGCTCCGTGGGTGCACAAATTTTTCTCAACTCCCTAACAGTATCCTAAAGCTGCGGAAACTAAGGTCACTCAACTTTAGCGATACGGCAATCACCTCGGTTCCTCGTGGCTTCGGAAAGCTAGAAGATTTGGTTCGCCTGATGGGGTTTCCAACACATTCCGGTGATAGCACAGATGTCTGGTGCAGCTTAGAAGAACTAGGACCTCTGTCAAAGCTCAAAGTACTGGGTATAAGAGATCTGGAGAAGGCAACATCTGGTTCTACGGCTGCTAAAGCAATGCTTACTAGTAAACATCACCTGACAAACTTATATTTGATATTTACCAGCAAGCTCGGAAAGAACGGGGAGGTCGAAGACGATATCGGCGAGGAGGAGCACGAGAGAACAGAGGAGGTTTTGGCTAACCTCTGCCCTCCAACTTGCACGGAAATACTGGATATCAGAGGCTACTTCGCACGTGGGTTACCGCAGTGGATGAGAACCATGTCAGCCTTTGGGAGCTTAAGGCGGTTGGCGCTGGGTGACTATGCATGCTGCACGCAGCTGCCTAATGGATTGGGGCAGCTCCCCTTTCTTGATTACTTTTGGGTCGACCGTGCTCCGTCCGTCCAGTGTGTTAGGCATGATTTCCTCCATCCCTCCTTGGGTGGCGAAGCTGATGGCAAGGACAAGGGACCAAGGCTACCAGGAACACGGAACAATAATCCGAGGCAGCCTCATCGTATTTCGCGTGGTGCTGGTGTTGCTTTTCCCAAGCTGACAAGACTGGGATTTCAAGGCATGCTGGAATGGACGGAGTGGGAGTGGGAGCAGCACGTCCCAGCGATGCCTGCTCTAGAGGCGCTTGTGATCAATAACTGTAAACTGCAACGTCTTCCAGCAGGACTTGCGCAGCATGCAAGCCGGTTGAGAAAGTTTGACCTGACCTATGCCCAGCACCTGATCTCTGTAGAGAACTTCCCTTCACTAGTCAATCTTTGGTTATATGGCAACCCAAGGCTGGAGAGGATCAGCAACAACCCAAGCTTGCAATTTATTGACATTAGCAATTGCCCAGCACTGAAGGAAATGGACGGCCTGCCATCCCTCCGGAGCCTGGAGTGGTGGGATTTGGGTGCTGAAGCACTCCCACAGTACTTACGAGAGGCAAACCTAAAGAAGTTGCGCGTAGATTGCAGCCGAAGCTTGCTTAAACTGATAGCACTACAAGATGAATCCTCCGAGTGGGGGAAGATCAAACACGTCCAGCAACTAAAAGCATACGGGCACAAgacagaggaggaggaacccgACCAATCGTCGCAGGAAGATGAGGAGGCCAATGAGGAGGAAGCCAACCAATTAGAAGAAGATGAGGTCGAAGAGGACACTATCcaatcagaggaagaagaggatgcCGATGAGGAGAAAAACAACCAATCAGAAGAAGATGAGGAGGCCGAGTGGTACATCTACTATACCAAGGAGCCGTATTCCTTCAACGCATACTTGGGCGAGTCCACAG GAATAACACAGGAGTGCAAAGAGTAG
- the LOC112874367 gene encoding plasma membrane ATPase 1-like translates to MADKEGNLDAVLKEAVDLENIPLEEVFENLRCNHGGLTFEQAQQRLQIFGPNKLEEEEESKFLKFLGFMWNPLSWVMEAAAIMAIALANGGGKPPDWQDFVGIITLLLINSTISFIEENNAGNAAAALMARLAPKAKVLRDGRWTEEEAAILVPGDIISIKLGDIIPADARLLDGDPLKIDQSALTGESLPATKGPGDGVYSGSTVKQGEIEAVVIATGVHTFFGKAAHLVDSTNQVGHFQKVLTAIGNFCICSIAVGMFVEIIVMYPIQHRAYRPGIDNLLVLLIGGIPIAMPTVLSVTMAIGSHRLAQQGAITKRMTAIEEMAGMDVLCSDKTGTLTLNKLTVDKNLIEIFERDVTQDQVILMAARASRVENQDAIDTAIVGMLADPKEARAGIQEVHFLPFNPTDKRTALTYIDSDGKMYRVSKGAPEQILNLAYNKTEIERRVHAVIDKFAERGLRSLAVAYQEVPDGRKESPGGPWHFVALMPLFDPPRHDSAETIQRALNLGVNVKMITGDQLAIGKETGRRLGMGTNMYPSSALLGQNKDESIAALPVDDLIEKADGFAGVFPEHKYEIVKRLQARKHICGMTGDGVNDAPALKKADIGIAVADATDAARSASDIVLTEPGLSVIISAVLTSRAIFQRMKNYTIYAVSITIRIVLGFMLLALIWEFDFPPFMVLIIAILNDGTIMTISKDRVKPSPLPDSWKLAEIFTTGIVLGGYLAVMTVIFFWAAYKTNFFPRIFHVESLEKTAQDDYQKLASAVYLQVSTISQALIFVTRSRSWSFVERPGFLLVFAFLVAQLIATLIAVYASWGFTSIKGIGWGWAGVVWLYNLVFYFPLDILKFLIRYALSGKAWDLVIEQRIAFTRKKDFGKEERELKWAHAQRTLHGLQPPDAKLFPERVNELNQMAEEAKRRAEIARLRELHTLKGHVESVVKLKGLDIDTIQQSYTV, encoded by the exons ATGGCCGACAAGGAGGGTAACCTGGACGCCGTCCTCAAGGAGGCCGTCGACCTG GAGAACATCCCACTTGAGGAAGTATTTGAGAATCTGAGATGCAACCATGGGGGGCTCACTTTTGAGCAGGCGCAGCAACGCCTGCAAATATTTGGTCCCAACAAGCTCGAAGAGGAGGAG GAGAGCAAATTTCTCAAGTTTCTGGGGTTCATGTGGAATCCACTGTCGTGGGTCATGGAGGCTGCAGCTATCATGGCCATCGCACTGGCCAATGGTGGG GGGAAGCCACCAGACTGGCAGGACTTCGTTGGTATTATCACGCTGCTGCTCATCAACTCAACTATCAGTTTCATTGAGGAAAATAATGCCGGGAATGCTGCTGCGGCACTTATGGCTCGTCTTGCACCAAAAGCCAAG GTTCTTCGTGATGGCCGTTGGACTGAGGAAGAGGCAGCCATCCTTGTGCCTGGGGACATCATCAGCATTAAACTTGGAGATATCATTCCTGCAGATGCTCGGCTCCTTGATGGAGATCCTTTGAAAATCGATCAG TCTGCGTTAACTGGAGAATCATTGCCAGCCACCAAAGGTCCTGGTGATGGCGTCTACTCTGGTTCAACAGTCAAGCAGGGTGAGATTGAGGCTGTTGTGATAGCAACTGGTGTCCACACTTTCTTTGGGAAAGCTGCACATCTTGTCgactccaccaatcaagttggCCATTTTCAGAAG GTCTTGACAGCCATTGGGAACTTTTGTATTTGCTCAATTGCTGTGGGGATGTTTGTTGAGATAATTGTCATGTACCCTATCCAGCATAGGGCATATCGTCCTGGAATTGACAATCTTTTGGTGCTTCTCATTGGAGGCATTCCCATAGCAATGCCAACAGTTTTGTCAGTGACCATGGCAATTGGGTCTCATCGCTTAGCTCAGCAG GGAGCTATAACAAAAAGAATGACTGCAATTGAAGAGATGGCTGGTATGGATGTACTTTGCAGTGATAAAACAGGAACCTTGACCCTGAATAAACTCACCGTGGACAAGAACCTCATTGAG ATTTTTGAAAGGGACGTGACTCAAGACCAAGTAATTCTGATGGCTGCTAGAGCATCCCGAGTAGAAAATCAAGATGCTATTGATACTGCAATAGTTGGAATGCTAGCTGATCCAAAAGAG GCACGTGCTGGTATTCAAGAGGTTCATTTCCTGCCATTTAATCCAACTGACAAAAGAACTGCCTTGACATACATTGATAGTGATGGGAAGATGTACCGTGTTAGTAAAGGTGCGCCAGAACAG ATTCTCAACCTCGCCTACAACAAGACAGAGATAGAACGAAGAGTTCATGCTGTAATTGACAAGTTTGCTGAGCGTGGACTTCGATCACTTGCTGTAGCATATCAG GAAGTGCCAGATGGAAGGAAAGAGAGTCCTGGTGGGCCATGGCATTTCGTTGCTCTTATGCCACTCTTTGATCCTCCAAGGCATGACAGTGCCGAAACAATACAAAGGGCACTGAACCTTGGTGTTAATGTGAAAATGATCACAG GTGATCAGCTAGCAATTGGGAAGGAAACAGGACGTCGCTTAGGGATGGGTACTAACATGTACCCTTCCTCTGCTTTGTTGGGACAGAACAAGGATGAGTCTATTGCTGCTTTACCAGTTGATGATTTAATCGAGAAGGCTGATGGTTTTGCTGGTGTATTCCCAG AGCACAAATATGAGATTGTAAAACGTCTGCAAGCACGAAAACACATTTGTGGAATGACTGGTGATGGAGTAAATGATGCTCCAGCCCTAAAGAAAGCTGATATTGGTATAGCAGTTGCTGATGCAACTGATGCAGCCAGAAGTGCTTCTGATATAGTCCTAACAGAGCCTGGCTTGAGTGTGATCATTAGCGCTGTTCTTACCAGCAGGGCAATTTTCCAGCGCATGAAGAACTACACT ATCTATGCCGTCTCGATTACAATACGTATTGTG CTTGGATTTATGCTGCTTGCCCTCATATGGGAGTTTGATTTCCCACCATTTATGGTCCTGATTATTGCAATTCTAAATGATG GTACCATAATGACAATATCAAAGGATCGAGTAAAACCTTCGCCGCTACCTGACAGCTGGAAGCTGGCTGAGATTTTCACTACTGGAATTGTGCTTGGTGGATACTTGGCAGTGATGACCGTTATCTTCTTCTGGGCTGCATATAAGACAAACTTTTTCCCT AGGATCTTTCATGTCGAAAGCCTTGAGAAGACAGCTCAAGACGATTACCAGAAACTTGCCTCTGCTGTATATCTCCAAGTTAGCACTATCAGTCAGGCTCTCATCTTTGTCACAAGGTCTCGCAGCTGGTCATTTGTTGAGCGCCCAGGCTTCCTGTTAGTGTTTGCTTTCTTGGTTGCACAGTTG atagCTACATTGATTGCTGTATACGCTAGCTGGGGGTTCACTTCAATCAAAGGCATTGGATGGGGCTGGGCCGGTGTTGTGTGGCTCTACAATCTCGTCTTTTACTTCCCACTTGATAtcctcaagttcctcatccGATATGCTCTGAGCGGGAAAGCTTGGGATCTTGTCATCGAGCAAAGA ATTGCATTTACTAGGAAGAAGGACTTTGGCAAGGAAGAGAGGGAGCTCAAGTGGGCACACGCGCAGAGGACTCTCCACGGACTGCAGCCACCAGATGCCAAGTTGTTCCCAGAGAGGGTGAACGAGCTGAATCAAATGGCTGAAGAGGCGAAACGGAGGGCTGAGATTGCAAG GCTGAGGGAGCTTCACACGCTGAAGGGACATGTGGAGTCGGTCGTGAAGCTCAAGGGCCTTGACATCGACACCATCCAGCAGTCGTACACAGTGTGA
- the LOC112872565 gene encoding inositol hexakisphosphate and diphosphoinositol-pentakisphosphate kinase VIP2-like isoform X3 has product MEQILERLRAFGEFEIIIFGDKVILDDPIEIWPNCDCLIAFYSSGFPLQKVQAYAALRRPFLVNELEPQFLLHDRRKVYEHLEKYGIPVPNYALVNREYPYQELDYFIEQEDFVEVHGKRFLKPFVEKPVNGDDHRIMIYYPSSAGGGMKELFRKVGNRSSEFHPDVRRVRREGSYIYEEFMPTGGTDVKVYTVGPGYAHAEARKSPVVDGVVMRNPDGKEVRYPVLLTPMEKQMARDVCSAFRQMVCGFDLLRSDGRSYVCDVNGWSFVKNSYKYYDDAACILRKIFLDAKAPHLSSTIPPNLPWKSEPVQPTEGLTRQGSGIIGTFGQSEELRCVIVVIRHGDRTPKQKVKLKVTEEKLLNLMLKYNGGKPRTETKLKSAIQLQDLLDATRQLVPPTRSGRESDSDADDIEHVEKLRQVKAVLEEGGHFSGIYRKVQLKPLKWIKVPKRNGDGEEERPIEALMILKYGGVLTHAGRKQAEELGRFFRNNIYPGEGTGLLRLHSTYRHDLKIYSSDEGRVQMSAAAFAKGLLDLEGQLTPILVSLVSKDSSMLDGLEDASTEMDEAKARLHEIIISNTKAQDTEGSAEFPWMVDGAGLPVNASQLLPKMAKLTKEVTAQVKLLAEGEDEKLALTSSFSKYDQAKALGKTTIDVARIAAGLPCGSESFLLMFARWRKLERDLYNERKDRFDITQIPDVYDSCKYDLLHNAHLDLEGLEELFKVAQTLADGVIPNEYGINPKQKLKIGSKIARRLLGKILIDLRNTREEAISVAEPKFIEDEAIFLPTKEAEHQQKIHARNEDGRRSSSTSEKSLDQEDEDDRETKYRLDPKYANVRTPERHVRTRLYFTSESHIHSLMNVLRYCNLDECLQGEDSLVCQSALDRLHRTKELDYMSNIVLRMFENTEVPLEDEKRFRIEMTFSRGADLSPLEDKTSESSSLLQEHTLPIMGPERLQEVGSCLTMDKFEKMVRPFAMPPEDFPPAAPPQALGYFSKGAGVLERLASLWPFHKGASATNGK; this is encoded by the exons CATCTGGAGAAGTATGGGATTCCTGTGCCCAATTATGCTCTTGTCAATAGGGAATATCCATACCAAGAGCTAGATTACTTCATTGAGCAAGAAGATTTTGTGGAGGTTCATGGAAAGCGGTTTTTGAAGCCCTTCGTGGAGAAACCCGTCAATG GGGATGACCATCGAATAATGATATATTATCCTAGTTCTGCTGGTGGAGGAATGAAGGAATTGTTCCGAAAG GTTGGTAACCGTTCTAGTGAATTTCACCCTGATGTTAGAAGAGTGAGGCGTGAAGGATCTTACATATACGAGGAATTCATGCCCACTGGTGGCACGGATGTTAAA GTTTACACTGTTGGCCCAGGATATGCACATGCTGAGGCGCGGAAATCTCCAGTTGTTGATGGTGTTGTTATGAGGAACCCTGATGGGAAAGAA GTACGATACCCTGTACTTTTAACCCCTATGGAGAAACAAATGGCAAGAGATGTCTGCAGTGCTTTTAGGCAGATG GTATGTGGTTTTGATCTCTTAAGGTCTGATGGGAGATCGTATGTCTGTGATGTTAACGGATGGAGCTTTGTAAAGAACTCATACAA GTATTATGATGATGCTGCTTGCATCTTGAGAAAGATCTTTCTTGATGCAAAAGCTCCTCATCTTTCGTCAACCATCCCTCCTAATCTTCCTTGGAAATCCGAACCAGTTCAACCCACTGAAGGTCTTACACGACAGGGAAGTGGAATAATTGGCACATTTGGGCAGTCAGAAGAACTACGCTGTGTTATTGTTGTGATACGCCA TGGTGATCGGACACCAAAGCAGAAGGTGAAATTGAAAGTTACAGAGGAAAAGCTCCTGAATTTGATGTTGAAGTACAATGGCGGAAAGCCAAGAACTGAG ACGAAACTGAAAAGTGCTATACAATTGCAAGATTTGCTAGATGCTACAAGACAACTTGTACCACCAACCAG GTCTGGTCGGGAGAGTGATAGCGATGCTGATGATATCGAGCACGTTGAGAAACTTCGTCAAGTGAAAGCAGTATTGGAGGAG GGTGGGCATTTCTCTGGCATTTATAGGAAGGTTCAGCTAAAGCCACTGAAATGGATAAAAGTTCCCAAGCGAAATGGTGATGGTGAAGAGGAACGGCCAATTGAAGCCTTGATGATTCTGAAATacggtggagtactcactcaTGCTGGGAGAAAGCAG GCAGAGGAGTTGGGAAGGTTTTTCAGAAACAACATATATCCAG GGGAAGGAACTGGTTTGCTTCGTCTCCATAGCACGTACAGACATGATTTAAAAATATATAGTTCAGATGAAGGCCGTGTACAG ATGTCTGCAGCAGCCTTTGCAAAAGGCCTTCTTGATTTGGAAGGGCAGCTAACTCCTATACTG GTATCTCTAGTAAGTAAAGACTCGTCTATGCTAGATGGATTGGAAGATGCCAGCACTGAGATGGATGAAGCAAAG GCTAGGTTGCATGAGATTATCATTTCGAATACTAAAGCACAGGACACTGAAGGGTCAGCAGAGTTCCCTTGGATGGTTGATGGTGCAGGATTGCCTGTAAATGCTTCCCAACTCCTGCCAAAGATG GCCAAGTTGACAAAAGAAGTAACTGCACAAGTCAAACTACTTGCTGAAGGTGAAGATGAAAAGCTGGCATTGACAAGCTCATTTTCTAAATATGACCAAGCAAAAGCTCTTGGGAAGACAACTATTGATGTGGCTCGAATTGCTGCTGGGTTGCCTTGTGGTAGCGAAAGCTTCCTCTTGATGTTTGCCAGATGGAGAAAACTTGAGAGAGATTTATACAACGAAAGAAAGGA CCGTTTTGACATTACCCAGATCCCAGATGTATATGACTCCTGCAA ATATGACCTTTTGCACAATGCTCATCTTGATCTTGAGGGTTTGGAAGAGCTCTTCAAAGTTGCCCAA ACACTTGCTGATGGTGTCATTCCTAATGAGTATGGGATCAACCCAAAGCAAAAACTGAAAATTGGCTCAAAG ATAGCCCGTCGTTTATTGGGAAAAATCCTAATTGACCTACGAAACACTCGTGAAGAAGCTATCAGTGTTGCTGAACCAAAATTTATTGAAGACGAAGCTATATTTCTACCAACTAAAGAAGCAGAACACCAGCAAAAGATTCATGCTAGAAATGAGGATGGAAGAAGATCTAGTTCTACAAGTGAGAAGTCATTGGACCAGGAAGATGAAGATGATAGAGAAACTAAATATCGCCTAGATCCTAA GTATGCCAATGTGCGGACACCTGAGCGTCATGTCCGCACAAGGCTTTACTTCACATCG GAATCTCATATACACTCCTTAATGAATGTCCTTCGCTACTGCAATTTGGATGAATGTCTACAAGGAGAGGATAGCCTTGTCTGCCAAAGTGCTTTGGACCGTCTACATAGAACTAAGGAGCTTGACTACATGAGTAATATCGTGCTTAGAATGTTTGAAAACACAGAG GTTCCATTAGAAGATGAGAAAAGGTTCCGGATTGAAATGACGTTCAGTCGTGGTGCCGATCTCAGTCCCCTAGAG GACAAAACCAGCGAAAGTTCTTCATTGCTCCAGGAGCACACACTGCCGATAATGGGACCCGAACGACTACAGGAAGTTGGGTCCTGCCTGACGATGGACAAGTTTGAGAAAATGGTGCGGCCATTCGCCATGCCTCCGGAGGATTTCCCTCCTGCTGCTCCTCCACAGGCCTTAGGCTACTTCTCAAAAGGCGCTGGAGTGCTTGAAAGGTTGGCTAGCCTCTGGCCTTTCCACAAGGGTGCGAGTGCGACTAACGGAAAATAG